The stretch of DNA CGAGTGATTCGTACCACTCGGCCAGTTCATCGGTATCCAGCCCTACCGCAGGGAGTTCGCCTAACTCTGTTTGAGATTCGGAAACAGCATGTCCGTTAGAAGCTGCGGAACGGCTCGAATCTGTCATCATACCCGCCATGTGTGTCGTACTCCCGAGTCGTTGTGACAGGCCATGCCAACCGGCCACAAACTTCCAGCAGTGATCCCCTTAGAACGAAGAAGGGATCGCCGCCCATATCGAATGACTGATGTGATCTGGTTTAAAATCTTCTTGATCGTAACGGAGAGGCCCCAGTCCGCACAGTGAGGAACAGGCAGACTGTCTGGCAAATTATGACGATTCTCTGTGAATCTGGCAAAGCCGGCAGAACAGGATTCGGTGTTCACCAGAACAGAGCTGCGACACCTTAGTCAACGCAACAAACAGGCTTCTGGCTCAAAAACAGCCTGATTTCAGGCCTGACAAGGCCGCTTTTCTCGCAAATTGCAGCCTTAAGCCCCGTAAGCACTGTATCTGCGTGCACCAAAATAAAATGCCAGGCGAACCAGGGCCCACAAAAAGAGACACCAGCCACATGCCGCCAGCAGTTCCAGCGCCATTTCTTCATGAGAATACCGCTGCAAGGCGACTGCGGCAGGAAAGTAGGCCAGATATTTGAAAGGCAACCACTGGACGATCTGGCCGAATGTCCCCGGGAGCCAGTCGAGGGGAATCATGTGCCCACTCAAAATGTAATTGAGAAGCATGTAGACAAAGACCAGCGAGCTGACTTCCAGAAACCAGAACGAACAGAGGCCCAATAGCGTTTCCATGAGAAACCCCAGCAGAAATGCGAGCACGAGCGAAGCCACCAGCGTTGCCCAGGTGGCCGCATCGGGCCAACCGGGGAAATAAGCCCTGCAAAGCCAGAAGACCAGTGCAAAGGGCCCAGCGGCCACGGCGTAATAAACTAGCTTATGTGCGGCCCGGTGCCAGAACAGAAACTCGACCAGATCCACAGGCTGAGTGAGAAATTTCTTGATCGTGCCATCCCGCACATCGCGGGCGATCCCTGTCGTCAGGCCCGGCATACTGCTGAAGGCCCGGCCCAGCATCACCAGCAGAAAATAGGCGACCATGTCGGCATAGGTGTAGGTGTTGATCTTCCGGGAATCACTTGCGGACTTCGCATCAAAGATCGCGCTCCACAAAAAGATCTGCGTGATAATGGGCAGAAAGCGAATGAGTGTCGCAAAGGCAAAATCACCGCGATAGGCCAGACGCTCCTCAATGCTTGTCCGCAGAATAAACCAGCGCAGGCGCCATTGCGCGCGCCATTCGGCAGACCATGATCGCTCATGAGCCTCTACGCTTGCCGGTATTGCTCCAGAATTGGTGGTAGGCAATGACATGAAGACTCACAGATCGGCTGAAAATGACCAGTAGCTCAAAAAATCTCACGGTCGCAGAATTCGAAGTTCAAGTTGTCGGCTATTCCGCTGGCTTCATTTTGGCTAAACGCTGGAGAACTTCCACCCCTCGCTGGAGTGTAGCATCTTCTGTCGCGAACGAGATGCGGAAGTGGGTATCCCGCTGGCTGAAGACGTTCCCGGGAATGATCAGCAGTTCATTTCGAATGGCTTCCGCGACAAACGTGCTTCCTGTTCCCCAGGGAGCTTTCAAAAAGAGGTAGAACGCTCCCTGAGCGCCGTGAATTTCAAAGTACGGGCTGAGTTCGCGCACCATAAAATCCCGCTTGCGTTTGTAATCGGCGACGCGGTCCGTGATGTCGGTTGTCCAGGCTTCCACACCAGCCCACTGCACAGGCTGCGGGGCACAGACGAAGGTAAACTGCTGCAGCTTGATCATCTGCTGAATCAGTTCTCGCGGCCCATGGGCAAACCCGAGTCTTAACCCGGTCATGGAGTGCGATTTGCTGAAGCCATCAATCACAATCGTCTCGCGATTCCACTTCGCCGGGCTGATGAACTCATCGTCGTATTGAAACGCGCGATAGATCTCATCACTCAAGAGAGCGACATTGTGGCGGGCTGCCAGTTCGGCCAGACCTTTCAGTTCTGCCGCAGTAGCAACAGCACCGGTCGGATTCCCTGGCGAATTGCAGATGATCACCTTGGTTTGCGGAGTGATCGCTGCTTCGACCTTCTCCAGATCAATCCGAAAATCGGGATAGGTATCAATCAGCTTCACCACACCGCCACAGAGCGTGACAATGTGCTTGTACATGACGAAGTAAGGGTCGAAGACAATCACTTCTTCGCCCGGATTGACCAGTGTCATGAGAGTCAGCATGAGGCCGCCACTTGTGCCGCTGGTGACGAAGACTTCGCGATCGGGATCGTGGTATTCTGACTGAACGCTGGCATTCAAGGTCTCGAGCAAGGGCTTGATGCCCTGCGACTGGCTGTAGACATTTTTACCAGCATCGACAGCCGCCTTGAGTGCCAGTTTGACATTCTCCGGAGTATCGAAATGGGGCTGCCCGATGCTGAGGTTGATCGGGTTTTTCATCGTGGCGGCCAGATCGAAAACCTTGCGGATTCCCGAGGCATCGATCTTGCGCAAACGATCCGAAATCCATTGTTCGCTCATTGTGGACTCAAATTCCTGTGTCGATTTCATCACCAGAATTCAGGAGGCGATGAGGAAAACTTGGTGATCTACTGAAGGCAAAGTATGCAGCGTTATTTCCAGGGATGTTCGATCCGCTGTTCATCGAGGAGTTCAATCCACATCTGCTGGTGTGCCAAAGGGACATCAATTGTGGCTGGTAACGTGGGTGATTTCTCAAGGTGCTGAATGGCACGGGGATGTTTCATGGAACTGACAAAGGCCGCGAGCCGCTCGGGCGGGAAGCGTTCGGCCATTTCACTGGAAGGCTCGATTGCCAGCAGAAAATGTTCGGAGTCATCGCCGAAGGGAGATTTTTTCGCTCGTTCTGTGGGGAGCCGACCATCGCTCAGTGCCGCCAGCAGCAGGCCACATAAGAGGCCGTACTGCAGATCATGCTCACCCGTTAACAAGCCGAATGTGCGAGCGGAATTCCAGCTTCGCGCGGGCTGACCTTCTTTATCAAACGCGAGATCTGCCGCTGGTTGGCCCTCGGTTTGTGCCGGGTCGAGCAGCATAAGCGAATCGAGACTTGCCACCTGTGTCGAAATGAGAGTCAGACTGCTCGCGGCTGGCAAGCACCACGCACTGCGATGACCGGCCACTCGCGGCGTACGATCTCCCACCGGGCTGAACTCGGCCCGGCCTGTACTTGAGACCATGAAGCCGATCAACCCGCGGTGTGCGAGATTCGCGACGACAGCTTCTGGTCGATCAATCGCCGAGCTATTGCGAATGACGGCTCCTGCGATACCGGTGGCCTTCGCCTTTTCAACGAGCAGTTCTGTCGCATAGGCCATCGCCACCGGCCCTGCAGCGCGACTCCCATCGAGATGCACCAGCGATGGTTGATCGCGTACTGTCAGAATGCGTCCGCGCGGGTCAATTTCCCCCAGATCCATGGCCCGTATCATCAATGACAAGTAGGGCAGATTGAGGCCACCCCAGGCAGGCAACCAGGGTGAAAAGACATAGTCAATCACATGCTGCGAATCAGCTCCGAATAACCCTTGCCGGGTGAGTACCTTCAGGATGGATTGCTGGACATCCGCCACCTGAAGGGAAATTGTTTCGACCGCACAGACTTCTGGCGGCACCACATGATCAGAGGGGTTGGAGGCTTGATTCATGGGAATGTTGCTTTCTGAGTTCCAACCGGCACTGAATTCCACCGACGAACAGGCAGAGATCGATTTCCAGACACAGGGATTACCTATTCTCACTGACCTGAGGCCGTTTTGTCGAGTGGATCGAAGCGGTAGGCCCGAATTCTCCAGGGGCCTTTGCCTTTGACAGACAAGCGGTATTCTCCCCCTTCGCCGATGTAAACGCCGCTTCCGGTGCGGATGGGCTTGCGGTGCATGGCGACGACTTCGTTCGATTTTCCCTCAGAATTCGTCCAGCGGATCATGTCCAGGACCGTGGCGTATTTATCGGGGCCATCAAAATCCCAGCGCAACTGCCAGTTGTCGGGCGCCTGAAAACTCTGGCTGCTTTCGAGACTTCCTTCCCCTTCGATCTCGAAAATCATCTGATCTGCCTGAGGCAGAATCGGTTTCAATGTTCCTGCTGAAAGGGTGATCGCGACGACGACCGCAAACGACGCCATGGCCACACCGAAAGCGATCAGCAGTTTTTTGTTGTTCGACATGCAGGGCATCCAGAATTCGAAGCAGCGATTGAAACCGGTGGGCGTGGCGAAAGTCGATCAGCAGATGGAAGTGGCGAATACTCATTCCAGAAATCAATGACGCGCTGAGAACCTGTCCAGCATGCTTGCTCAGAGCCGCAAGCATGGCACACACAGCGCTCTTAAACCTGGAATCGATACGGCATCGTATTCTAGCCAAATCCTCTGGCGGCAGCGCTGGCAAAGGGGGTTGATCTACGAGCGGATAACGACATCCCACTTCCGACCACCCCGGAGTAGGGTACGGCACAGTCTCATCAAATGGGAACCACCAGATGGGTTTTATCCTGTACGAATCTTGTAATGCATCGGGGTCAGGTAACGGGTAAAGTGCCCGGGTCATCGCTGCTGCTATTCCGGCTGGCGAATCTTTTCTCAGGCATTCATGACGAGGTGAACGATGGGTCTCATCCACGAATTCAAAGAATTTGCCATGCGTGGCAATGTGATCGATATGGCTGTGGGGATTGTCACGGGAGCGGCCTTTACCAGCATTGTCACTTCGCTGGTCAAGAACATTATCACACCGCCCATTGGAGCGCTGCTCAAAGGGGCGGACTTCAGCAAGCTCTCCATCAACATTCCCGTTCCTGCAGTGGCTGCCGGGGAAGTGGCCTATGTCCCGATCAGCTATGGTCTGTTCCTGCAATCGGTCTTTGATTTCGTGATCATTGCCATGGTGCTGTTTATGGTGCTCAAAGGGATCAATTCGCTGAAACGCAAGCAGGCTGCCGAAGAGGCGGCACCACCCGTCCCGACACGCGATCAGGAACTGCTGATGGAAATTCGCGATCTCCTCAAAGCCCAGTCGACCACGCGAGAGAAAGAATAATCGCTGGTTTCGCAAAGCCTGCTGGCTTGGGGGAAGGCTGGAAGGAAAGAAGGGGGGAAGGGAAAGAAGGGAGGAACGCGGGAAAGGAAAAGGCAAATCCCGCGTCACCCAGACGTGGCTTTGCACGTCTGGGTGACGGCAGTCACAAGAAACACCTATCAAAACGCAGCATGGGTTCCGTGTGTATGGTATGTGCCTTCCAGAAGACCTGGTGGGTTGCGCAGAGCCTTAACCCACCCTACATGGCTACTACATGGCTACATGGCTGTCACTCCAGGGAGATAGAAATCATGCTGGATTATCGAAAAATCATATCAACGACCATACTCACATGTGTAATGTTTGCCATAACGATCTATTCATGGCGATTGCTAATAGATCGACCGGGTCTCCAGAAGGATCGGCTTGGATGGGAATGTACTAATGGAAGGCCAGTTGGCTTTTACAACGTCACATTTACAGTTCTTTCACAATATCCCGGAGTTGGGTTTGTATTTCGCCCAACAAATCGCAGCCGCCTTTCTGATGACGAAATGATACAGCTAGCTATAAAGGCATTAGAGGATTGTCGATATGAGAACGGAAAAGCGTTTCGAGAAGGGCGAATAACTACTTTTAATCATGTATTTAGGGAGCCTCCTGAATTAAGTCATTCTGAGTTTGTCGACTTCAGCCCTACCTGGCTATGCTTTATTGTGACTCGTGACCGCCATTTAGACATGAACGATATCGTAGAGGATACCGCCGATGATTCATCGGGAAATGCGCCGAGGCTAGGAATTGTTGTTAAAGCCGCTGATGCATTCAACGAAGAGTTAAGCCCCGAGTCTGTGATTAAGAACGGGTTTGTTCACTGGGATCCGACAGAACCTGAACATCGAAATGGCCAGAGAAAACTTAATTTCCTGGTGATGAATGAGTTCTTTAGGAAATATCCTCATGAATAAGCCCGGGTGAGCCAGACGTGGCTTTGAACGTCTGGGTGATGAAAGAAGACTTGGTGGATTACGCAGAGCCTTCATCCACCCTACAACGCTACTTGGATGTGTCATATCTTGTACGAAACAAGACGGAGAAGACCCTCACCCTGCCCTCTCCCACGAAGACGTGCGCGAGGGTTCCAGAGCGGTGTTTGCTGAACGCTGGCGAGGGTTCCAGAGGGTATCTTGGGGGATTGCTTGCTGGCTTGCGATGGATTACGAGCGAGGTAGTTCGTCGAACTTGATAGCAGGCTTCTGGTCTGCGGTGGATTCTCGGGTAAAGATCTCGCCCACTTTGCCAATCTCGTTAAAGAAGCCGCAGTTGGACATGAAGAACTGTGTCCCTTTGGCGCCGCCGTTGTAATCGAGGCGATGTCTGCCACCTCCTGTAGGATCGACGCTGAAGCGGGCCTGCGTGCATTCGTGCCACTGGCCATCGACATCGCAGACCCACACATTTCCATACAGGGCCCCGCGGGTTTTATGCCCATAGCTGGGGTTAAAGTTCTCCAGGAAAGAGTGGAACCGCCTCAGATAGGTCTGTGTTTTGGGTCGGCGGAAGCTGGCCATCAGCTTCCAATCCTGCTTATCTTTTTCGCAAAACCACGACGTATAAAGCGTGCTGTCCGGCCCATCAGGTTTCACTTCAGTCAGGAAGCTGTAAGTGACTCCGGCCTTCCAGGGATAGACCATAAAACTTTGTCCGCCCGAACCCTCATTACCAAACTCACCCACGCGGACATTGGCCCCCGAGGCGAGTTTGACAATCCGCTGATCTTCGGGAATATCCTTCGGGTTGTCGGTGCTGAAGGGACTCCAGATTGAAAAGAGGACCCGCCGCTCGTTGGGCCCGTTGACTTGAATGCCAAAGTAACCTTCTCCAAACCCATTGGCCATGAAGTACGAACCCATCGTATCCTGGCCTGCAGGGACGGTGAGTTCGCTGTAGCCGTACTGAACCTTGATCTCCTTGGGCATCTGATAAGTAAGATGAACAGAAGGCCCCCGGCGGCCCCAGTAGAACATGTTCCCTTCGTTGTTGCGGACATACTCGACCTTGAGCCCCGGTGTTTCGCTGGTCACAACGACGTTGGCAATTTCGGCAAAGACTTTGCCTGTGCGTGCTTCGCCCTGGAGATCGACACGCACATAGCCTGGCTCGGTGATTTTGAGCTTGCCGACGACATGATTTTTGAGTTCGTTGCCGGTGAGCGTCACGGGCCATTTCTGGTCGCCCGAAGAGACGAGCAGGCTTGAAGTGCCCTCGGGAACCAGTGCATTGAGTGACAGTTCGACTTCGGCCGGCTGATCGACGCGGAAGTAGATGGAGTAACGGTCGCTGGCATTCGACCAGGAGAAGTTGCCGCCACGGCGGGAAATACGGACTTCATTCTCTGGATCAATCGAATAGATGTTCCCCGCCACCGGGATCTTCCATTCAGCCGCCTGGGCCAAGGCCCCCAGCGTGCTCAGTGCCCCTAGTATGCTCAGGGAGAGTACAGCAAAGCCCATGAAAACAGATCGCAGCACGGCATTTCTCCCCTGGAATTCGCTCACGGAAACCTGATGAGGAAATCATGGGCCGAAAGCGCGCCAGGTGTCAACCATTCGACAGGCAGGTAGGGACAAAAGATCAATTTTTTTGATCTTTTATAACATTCGGATTAAGCGAAATGGCCCTCCGACCAATCTCATTGCCCCACAAAGAGTTCGGTCTGGTACTTCATGAGCACCTCGCCATCTTTGGCATGGCGGGCAAAAATGGAACGTAAGTCAAGAAGCATATTGGCATGTCCCGACTGGGCTTCGAGGGGCACATACGAGGCCGACATCAGCAGCCCTCTCAAGTCTTCATAGGTGAGCCACTTTTCGTGGGGGATTTCGAAGGTTTGGTAGCTCCCATTGCTGCCGGTTTGTCCATTGCCAAAGAAGTCATCGAGACGCTGCTGATCCCGATGAGAATCCCGGATGGCGGCGTAATCCCGGCCGTAGGTACAGAGCAGTTGTTCGTATTCTTCGAGAAACTTTGAGCCCTGCGTTTGTCGATGATTCCAAATTAGCGCCACCCAGCCTTGCGGTTTGAGAATTCTTCGAACCTCAAGGCGAGTAGCCGCAATGTTGAACCAGTGAAAAGCCTGCGCAGCGACGACCAGATCGATGGCAGCATCTGGCAAAGTGGTCGCTTCGGCAGTTCCTTCGACGATGTGCAAGCGAGCCTGGTCGCCGAAAAGCTCCCTGGCGGCCTGACGCATCGATCGATTGGGTTCGACGGCGTAAACCTCGTTGCCATGCTCCAGAAAAAGCTGCGATGAAATTCCCGTTCCCGCACCGAGATCGGCGACCACCCACTGCGTATTGAACCCCGTCACCTGCTGCAGGACCGATAGCACCTCTGGCGGATACCCGGGCCGATATTTCCGGTAGTTTTCGACGCGATTGGTGAATCGATTCAAGGAATCGGTCATGTCAAGTTTTCTTCTGAGTTTACTGGCGGAAATGTCGGGCGAGTGGAACTGATGCATCGATTGTACGCTGAGTTCCCTCGTGGTTTGTATTCGCTGGCCCGCAGTTTCTCGTGCAGAATCAGCACGAGGGGCTGTTCACAGGTCGGGCGGGGACTTTATGATCTTGTCTTGCTGGTTGTTTGCCACGTGATGGTCGACAGGTCGCTTGCTCCCATCTTCGACTGCTTTCTGAAAGCCATGTTGCCATGCCATCGTCTGCTTGCCGAACTTTGCCTGGGGATTTTCGCGCCAGGTGCTGCATCCGGAATGTTGCCATGGTCGTGGCGTGCCTGGTCTCTGGTTCGATGATTGAGGGCTGGATGATCCATGGTTGGATGAGCGTGGGGTCGCGGAGCCTGCAGGCCTCCGATTTGAATCTCACCCGGATCTCGGGGACATGGCAGGTCGATTCGGCCACGACCGATGTGCTGCGTTCAACCGTCCTCCCTTACAAAGATTACCTGATTGAGATTGATGGAAACAAAGTTCGGATTGAAAAGCCCGATTCGATTCTGCCCGTTGCGACTTTAGGGCTGCGGGTGAAGCCGGGCCGCCTGCTCGATGAGCCGATGCAGTTCGACTTGTACGATGCCCAGAATAACCATGTCTATCAGGGCATTTACCGGTTGAACGGTTCGCAACTGGAGTTGTGCCTGGCCCCGTATGGAAAAACAGCGGTGGATGACAACCGACCCGAAAACTTTATCCCCAAAACGGGCGATGGCGCGACACTCGTCCGGCTGCACTGGGTGAGAAGATAAGTAGGCGTGAGACGGTAAGCCGGGAATTCGACGACTGACTTGTCGATACAACGCAGCTTCAATGTCTGTGATGAGTTGGCAGGGCGAGAGCGAGAGGCTGGTGCATTCCGTCGGAACGGCAGGTACCCGACGTGAGGAAATGCAGTTTCACCACGAAGGCTCGAAAGCACGATGGGGTTGGGAGGGTGGTTATGTGACCCCGGGCATATCGTCGTGTCGCATGGCGCGGCTGCTTCTTGTCGTACGGTGAACGACAACCCGGCCACGAGTTGGCCGGGCCACTCGACGAGAGATGATACCCAATCGTATCACTAGCGACCGGCCTCTATCTTTACCCCCCAGCCCCGCTTCGCGCCTCACCTGTTATTTGCGTTCTGGCAGCGGAAGCCCCGAACGTAGATGAACGACTGACCTCCGTCCGCTGCCCCCAGCCCCGTCAGGGGCGCAACAGGGGGTGATAGGGTGAGGGGGCAGGAAAGTCGCTGCCCGAAAAATTGTGGTTGTTCGGGAGGCCTGCCAAATGCGCCCTGTTGTTCATGAATCGATGAAAGCAAATGTTCCCCAGCAGGGAAGTTCTGGAGAAAAGGAACTGTTTTGCGGGAGTGCACGGTTCGCGCTGGGGGCGAGTGATGCGGGGGAAATTGCCCGCACCGTCGCGATTGCCGGTGGGTCGGCAGCACTGGTGGCGCTCCTGGAGATTCTCAGTTCGTTCCACTTTGGCACCTGGAACGCCTTCTTTACCGCTCTGTTCACCGTCGTCATTCGACTGGTGCAGCAGTGGAGCACAGATACACGCCGCGTAACACACCCCTGGCACGATTGATCCAGCGTGATCGTCGGCGCGATGTCGTCAACCGGGCAATCAACCTGTGCCCGTCTCTTTCGTTAAGCCGCTGTTCTCGTAGGGTGCTCTTAGCATGTTCACTCGTCTGGTGTTTGTTCGTGGTCTGTCGGTTCTGGCAGTCATCTCGCTTCTGGCTGGTGGCTGGCATGTGGCGCAAATGGTCACAGGGATGGCAGAGCGCTCGCTCGGCAACTATCTGCTGACTGTTTTTCCGTGGGTGGCGGCAATCGTGCTCTGGCCCCTCATTCGCTGGCTGAATTCTGAGCAGCCAGGACCTGATACCGAAGAAGGCGATGTCAAAACGCCCTCCTTCGAGCCCGTGGTGCAGTCGCTGGATGTTCTGCATCACTACTTCCCCGCTTCCTCACCGGCTCAAGAACAGCTGCTGGAACTGGCGAAAGCTGCCATGGCTCAGCGTTACGACAACCGCCAGAGATCCGCGACAGCCAGGAAATCAGTACGCGGTTCCGTGCGCTAGCCCAAGCCCTCGCCCACGGCTTCCTGAATCTCTGGTTTCATCTCCGTTTCCTTTCTCAGAGAACCTGTCTCATGGCTTTTCGACGTTGTTTTCGTGCAGGGCGGGTGCAAAGTGCTGCCGCCGCTGGATGGTTCGAAGCCGCTCCTTCGAAGTGCGAGAGTCCACGCGCCCCACTCTCGCTTCTGTTGCCGCGTGTTCCCACCATGGGGTTTCCCTTCTCCCCCGGGCCTGCCTGTGCTCCGACACGCGTGCTTCCAGCGACAGCCCGACGGTTGATTTTCGGTCTGATGGGAAGTTTTCTCCTCGCTTCCCTCGCTGGCTGCCTGACACCCGCCCTGCACGATGATCACCCACGTCCCGAAGTTCCTCTTTCTACCGATGGAGAGTTGGCCCGAAAGGCGTTGCGAACTTATGCCGCCGGGCTGCAGCAAGCCTTTGGCGAAGCGAGCCAGCGGTCAGAACTTCTCCCGGCTGAGCTGCACGAAAGTCTCAGCGCACGCATTTCGACCATTCGGCGTGCCGCCTTCGCACCGATTGATGCCCGGCTCGAAGAAGTGATGAATCGCCAGCCACTCGATGAGCTTGAGGCTCGAAATCTGTTGAAAGAACTCTCTCAAGGTTTTGCTGCAGCGATCCCCTGAGGAAGCTGAGTTTCTGCATCGCGAAACTCGACTTCGAGCCATGGTTTTCGCCTTTTTTGTGGGGAACATTTCATGAATCAATTTGGTTGGCGCGACGATCTGGAAGAGCGTCTGCTGCTGTCGGCAGCTTCTCAAGCTCCGCTGACGAGGTCATTCTCGGTCAGCGATGCTCCTCTGGAAATCGATCCTCGCCCATGGCATCGCATTGAAATGCAGGGGTCTCTGGGAAGCTGCCAGGGGCATGCCCTGTCGAGCGTGGGAGAAATGGCCTATCACCTCGCCAGTGGGCGCGTGACGCAGTTCTCACCTCTGTTTGCCTATTACGCCACACAGCAGATCGATGGGCTTCTGGGGCGCGATCAGGGGAGCACCATTCATGGAGGTGTCCAATGTGCCCGGCAATATGGCTTCTGCCCGCTAGAGGTGTTCCCGAACCCCGTCCCCTTGCGCTACACCGGTGTGATTCCTCAAGCCGCATGGCCCGCAGCGGCACCGTTTCGCATCCGGTCGCACACTGTCTGCACTTCCTATGACGATGTCTGGTCATTTCTCGCAGCCGGGCAAGGAGGAGTGGTGGCTGGCCTGGGCTGGAACAACAGCCTCACGCCGCGTCAGGGGCGCATTGAAAGTTATCGCCCGGGCGGTGGCGGGCATGCCGTCGCATTTCTGGGATACAGCCGGCGGCGCGATGCCCAGCAACGACCTTATCTCTGGCTGGCCAACAGCTGGTCAGAGGAGTGGGGAGATGACGGCTGGGCCGAGGTTGCTCCACAGGCTGTGGAATCGATGCTCGCTGATCGCCGGACTGTCATGGTGGGGCTGTCTGATCTCAGTCTGCCAACACCAAGACCCATTCCCTGGCGAGAAAAATCGATCTTCGAGTGAGCCCCGCACCCGCTGAGTCGCTCGCGCGATTTTATTTACATCCAGTTTCCAAACACTCTTTGTTTCAGGGGAGAATCATGTTCCGGAGCATCACCTTCTCGCTGATCTATCCCATGTGGCTATCCATATGGTTGGCCACTGGCCCACAGGCAGGGGCGCATCCGCAGGTCGAGACGGAAGAAGCTCTTTCGCAGTCATCTTCTGGGGCATGGCCATCACTCTTTGCTGAGGCAGCAAGCCCCGCGAGTCCTGTGAATGCAGCTCAGCATTCTCGTGCATTGCAGTGGCTGGTGTTCTACGGCCCGGGCTGTGTCCCCTGCACGCGCGCTATGCACGATTTTCAGCCCTGGTTGAAGGCCAGTGGCTGGGAGGTGAGCGATGTTCCCCAGGCTCATATCCGCTTGATCGACGCCACTCGCGAACCGTTGCTGGCACAGCGATTTCAGATCGAAGCGTGGCCCACCTTTGTGCTCGTTCATGAGGGAAAAATCCTCGAGCGGCACACGTCGTATCCGGGGCGGCAATTCCTGGCAGATCGCTATCTGGCAGCATCTGCTCGAGTTCGTGACCAGCGAAGCTTTACCAGTGATGAGCCCATGGGTGCGATCTCGATGGGCACGCTGCCCAATACGTCTCGGGAAGTGGCCAGGTTGCTGGAATCGACCCGGCCTCTGCTCGAAGCGGGATTGATCTTCGAAGGCCGTCTCCTGCCAGCCAGCCAGAAGGGAGCCGGTAATCTGCCAGCCAGTACCACGATTTCACTCACCGAATCAGCAGCTATCCGGCTGTACTGGCCACTCGTGTTTCGCTTATCGAGGCAGCAAAACTCACTCCATGTCGATTTCGAGAAGCCGTATCCCCAGTTCCGCATGTCGAACATCTTTCCTGTCGAACAATCGATTGAAGGGCTCACAGCCACCACGCAATCTCTCACTATCGAGTTGCCCCGCATGATTGACCTCAAGTGGCAGCTCGATTGATCGCACCTCAATTAATCGCCCATGGTGGAATGGCTCCACCATTTCTCTGTGGTCATCGTTCACGCCGGTCTTACTGGATCTCCTGACATGCTGCTCAATATCTGCTACCACATCGCCCCTAAGACACCGACCGTTCAGGCCTCGATGGTTTGCGATCACTTCGGGCTGACACTTGATGGCCAGCAGCAGGTGATTGCCCGCGATCTGGAACTTCCGGTCACTTCCGGAAATCTCATTGCCTTCATCGGCCCCTCGGGTTCTGGTAAGTCGTCACTCATGCG from Planctopirus ephydatiae encodes:
- a CDS encoding ABC transporter permease, producing the protein MSLPTTNSGAIPASVEAHERSWSAEWRAQWRLRWFILRTSIEERLAYRGDFAFATLIRFLPIITQIFLWSAIFDAKSASDSRKINTYTYADMVAYFLLVMLGRAFSSMPGLTTGIARDVRDGTIKKFLTQPVDLVEFLFWHRAAHKLVYYAVAAGPFALVFWLCRAYFPGWPDAATWATLVASLVLAFLLGFLMETLLGLCSFWFLEVSSLVFVYMLLNYILSGHMIPLDWLPGTFGQIVQWLPFKYLAYFPAAVALQRYSHEEMALELLAACGWCLFLWALVRLAFYFGARRYSAYGA
- a CDS encoding C1 family peptidase, whose translation is MNQFGWRDDLEERLLLSAASQAPLTRSFSVSDAPLEIDPRPWHRIEMQGSLGSCQGHALSSVGEMAYHLASGRVTQFSPLFAYYATQQIDGLLGRDQGSTIHGGVQCARQYGFCPLEVFPNPVPLRYTGVIPQAAWPAAAPFRIRSHTVCTSYDDVWSFLAAGQGGVVAGLGWNNSLTPRQGRIESYRPGGGGHAVAFLGYSRRRDAQQRPYLWLANSWSEEWGDDGWAEVAPQAVESMLADRRTVMVGLSDLSLPTPRPIPWREKSIFE
- a CDS encoding pyridoxal phosphate-dependent aminotransferase, whose amino-acid sequence is MSEQWISDRLRKIDASGIRKVFDLAATMKNPINLSIGQPHFDTPENVKLALKAAVDAGKNVYSQSQGIKPLLETLNASVQSEYHDPDREVFVTSGTSGGLMLTLMTLVNPGEEVIVFDPYFVMYKHIVTLCGGVVKLIDTYPDFRIDLEKVEAAITPQTKVIICNSPGNPTGAVATAAELKGLAELAARHNVALLSDEIYRAFQYDDEFISPAKWNRETIVIDGFSKSHSMTGLRLGFAHGPRELIQQMIKLQQFTFVCAPQPVQWAGVEAWTTDITDRVADYKRKRDFMVRELSPYFEIHGAQGAFYLFLKAPWGTGSTFVAEAIRNELLIIPGNVFSQRDTHFRISFATEDATLQRGVEVLQRLAKMKPAE
- a CDS encoding Ldh family oxidoreductase — its product is MNQASNPSDHVVPPEVCAVETISLQVADVQQSILKVLTRQGLFGADSQHVIDYVFSPWLPAWGGLNLPYLSLMIRAMDLGEIDPRGRILTVRDQPSLVHLDGSRAAGPVAMAYATELLVEKAKATGIAGAVIRNSSAIDRPEAVVANLAHRGLIGFMVSSTGRAEFSPVGDRTPRVAGHRSAWCLPAASSLTLISTQVASLDSLMLLDPAQTEGQPAADLAFDKEGQPARSWNSARTFGLLTGEHDLQYGLLCGLLLAALSDGRLPTERAKKSPFGDDSEHFLLAIEPSSEMAERFPPERLAAFVSSMKHPRAIQHLEKSPTLPATIDVPLAHQQMWIELLDEQRIEHPWK
- a CDS encoding DUF3472 domain-containing protein, coding for MLRSVFMGFAVLSLSILGALSTLGALAQAAEWKIPVAGNIYSIDPENEVRISRRGGNFSWSNASDRYSIYFRVDQPAEVELSLNALVPEGTSSLLVSSGDQKWPVTLTGNELKNHVVGKLKITEPGYVRVDLQGEARTGKVFAEIANVVVTSETPGLKVEYVRNNEGNMFYWGRRGPSVHLTYQMPKEIKVQYGYSELTVPAGQDTMGSYFMANGFGEGYFGIQVNGPNERRVLFSIWSPFSTDNPKDIPEDQRIVKLASGANVRVGEFGNEGSGGQSFMVYPWKAGVTYSFLTEVKPDGPDSTLYTSWFCEKDKQDWKLMASFRRPKTQTYLRRFHSFLENFNPSYGHKTRGALYGNVWVCDVDGQWHECTQARFSVDPTGGGRHRLDYNGGAKGTQFFMSNCGFFNEIGKVGEIFTRESTADQKPAIKFDELPRS
- a CDS encoding class I SAM-dependent methyltransferase, with translation MTDSLNRFTNRVENYRKYRPGYPPEVLSVLQQVTGFNTQWVVADLGAGTGISSQLFLEHGNEVYAVEPNRSMRQAARELFGDQARLHIVEGTAEATTLPDAAIDLVVAAQAFHWFNIAATRLEVRRILKPQGWVALIWNHRQTQGSKFLEEYEQLLCTYGRDYAAIRDSHRDQQRLDDFFGNGQTGSNGSYQTFEIPHEKWLTYEDLRGLLMSASYVPLEAQSGHANMLLDLRSIFARHAKDGEVLMKYQTELFVGQ
- the mscL gene encoding large-conductance mechanosensitive channel protein MscL encodes the protein MGLIHEFKEFAMRGNVIDMAVGIVTGAAFTSIVTSLVKNIITPPIGALLKGADFSKLSINIPVPAVAAGEVAYVPISYGLFLQSVFDFVIIAMVLFMVLKGINSLKRKQAAEEAAPPVPTRDQELLMEIRDLLKAQSTTREKE